Below is a genomic region from Pseudochaenichthys georgianus chromosome 13, fPseGeo1.2, whole genome shotgun sequence.
aaATATTTCTGAATAGAAATtaaatagcattaaaaagtaccaaaaaaataaatatatatatatatatatatatttcaggtGATGCTGATAGGGAAAATAATTTGAacttataataataaattatatttgtatagttaTTTTCTGGGACTCAAAGTCACTTTACTGTTTGCCCTGTCCTGCCCTACAGTCGGGAGACGTACAATGCCCTGACCAACTGGCTGACAGACGCACGGACCCTGGCCAGCCCCAACATCGTCATCATCCTGTGTGGAAACAAGAAGGACCTGGACGCAGACCGGGAGGTGACCTTCCTGGAGGCGTCGCGCTTCGCTCAGGAGAATGGTAACTAATGTTAAATCTTTCTCACTTTCTGGTGTCCTGCTGTTTGTGTTATCGTCTGTATTCATCTGTATGCTTGCTGTTCACTAGTTGTGCCCGGCCAGCCTTGTTCTTTATTTGTCCTTCTGTCCTTTTGACTCTTTCTGTTTATCTTCACCTTGAGGGTGTGTTTTGTATGCCACTACACTGGTGACAGCCTTGGTCGTAGAGTTTATGTTTTTGGGTCGTCCGTAAGTTCTTCAATTTGGCATTAATATCCcaattgatatatatttttacatCAATCTGGATATTAGGAAGACCGGATTAGACTGTAGTGGTCGATGGTCAAGGTCACTTTTTAGAGAGACATGAATGTTAGCTGCTTCTTGATTGGTTGTTGGACAGCCACAAAGGGTTAATTTCAGTTTGACTCTTTTTTTTAGAGCTGATATTCCTGGAGACCAGTGCTCTGACAGGGGAGAATGTCGAGGAGGGTTTCCTGAAGTGCGCTCGCATCATCCTCAACAAGATAGAGTCAGGTATGCTGAGTCATAACTTCTTCTGTGAGCTGGCGTGAAGCCACGTTGATCCGCCTTCATTCTGCTCTACACCTTTACGTCTTTGTTGCTGACGCTCCTCCCCACGGTTAATTTCCCAGGCGAGTTGGACCCGGAGAGGATGGGCTCAGGGATCCAGTACGGAGACGCTTCGTTGAGGCAGCTGCGGCAGCCGAGAGGCACCGCCACACCCGTCAAACAGCATTGTAATTGCTAGGGTTCGGGGCCCTCCCCTCAGCCCACAGGCCCACACAGACAGCACCCCCCCTACAGGTCAGTGGCATGGTCAACTCAGACTGCAGGATCTTTTCAAT
It encodes:
- the rab4b gene encoding ras-related protein Rab-4B, whose product is MSETYDFLFKFLVIGSAGTGKSCLLHQFIENKFKQDSNHTIGVEFGSRVVNVAGKTVKLQIWDTAGQERFRSVTRSYYRGAAGALLVYDITSRETYNALTNWLTDARTLASPNIVIILCGNKKDLDADREVTFLEASRFAQENELIFLETSALTGENVEEGFLKCARIILNKIESGELDPERMGSGIQYGDASLRQLRQPRGTATPVKQHCNC